A stretch of DNA from Gammaproteobacteria bacterium:
CGGCTCCACCCGACGCTGGGAAAGGCCGCCGTCGACGCGGCCCGGGCACTGCACATCCCGGTCACGGGTCTCGATTTCATCGTTCCAGCGGTGGACGAGCCGGAGTACGTCATCATCGAGGCGAATGAGCGTCCGGGACTCGCGAATCACGAGCCCCAGCCCACCGCGGAACGCTTCATCGATCTGTTGTTTCCGCAGACCGCAGTCCGCTGAAGCGGCACTGCACTCAAGGTCATGAAAAAGCTGCCGATCGACCAGACCTACGTCCTCGATACCCTGGTGAACCTGCTGCGAATCCCCGGTCCCAGTGGCTACACCGATCGCGTCGTGCACTTCATGTGCGATCGGCTCGAAGACCTCGACGTCGAATATGAACTCACTCGACGGGGCGCCATACGCGCCACGCTGAAGGGCGAGCACAGCAGTCCGGACCGGGCGGTGGTGGCGCATCTCGATACCCTGGGCGCCATGGTCAAGGGCCTGAAGCCCAACGGGCGTGTCGAGGTGGTGCCGGTGGGACACTGGAACGCCCGTTTCGCTGAAGGCGCGAGGGTCACGCTGTTCGCGGATTTCCGCAGCTACCGTGGCACACTGCTGCCCCTGAAGGCCTCGGGTCATACCTTCGCCGCCGAGGTCGACGAGCAACCGTCGAGCTGGGGCAACCTGGAGATGCGGATCGACGAGCGCTGCCACAGCCTCGAGGACCTCTTGCGGCTGGGGATTCACATCGGTGACTTCATCGCGGTGGACGCCCAGACCGATATCATGGAAAACGGCTTCATCGTCTCGCGTCATCTCGACGATAAGGCTGGCGTGGCCGTGCTGCTCGGGGCCGTCAAGGCCATCGTCGAGTCGGATGTCACCCTACCCCTGGACTGCCACCCGCTGTTCACCATCTCCGAGGAGGTGGGATCCGGGGCCTCGGCGATCCTGCACGGT
This window harbors:
- a CDS encoding osmoprotectant NAGGN system M42 family peptidase produces the protein MKKLPIDQTYVLDTLVNLLRIPGPSGYTDRVVHFMCDRLEDLDVEYELTRRGAIRATLKGEHSSPDRAVVAHLDTLGAMVKGLKPNGRVEVVPVGHWNARFAEGARVTLFADFRSYRGTLLPLKASGHTFAAEVDEQPSSWGNLEMRIDERCHSLEDLLRLGIHIGDFIAVDAQTDIMENGFIVSRHLDDKAGVAVLLGAVKAIVESDVTLPLDCHPLFTISEEVGSGASAILHGDVAEMLTLDNGTTAPGQNSSEYGVTISMADMSGPFDYHLTHRLLQLCQEFEIPHQRDIFRYYRSDSAAAVEAGNDLRTALATFGVDASHGWERIHWDALQSLAELVVVYMQSPPLYERDRTPRGPHTGFPTMPG